AATATTTTTTTATTGGGGGGGTATTAGTGAAATATTTTAGATTATTTTTTTTGTTTTTTTAGCTTAATTTAGGAGTAGCGATCGCGTTTTTTATGAGAGCGTTTTTTTATGGTATATTTCAGAGCGATCGCATAGCGGCTATTTCAGAGCATCGCGTAGCGTGACATGAAGGTCAATCCCATAGCAGCTCAGAGCCTCGCATTTTAATCAGGATTAAGAATTAAACGAAGTGCTTTACCCCAGTAGCTCCTAGCTACTATTGCTTTCTCTAGCATTTATTAAAATCATGTAACAAACTATTACAGCTTTTGGTCAATTACCGATTCCCTGGAGCCAGGGCTATAATTAAATTAATTCAATAAAATAATTAAATATCGATGTTTGAAGTATTATCACTTTCAGCTATTTTGGAAATACCGAAAATAGCGTCATCTTTGTTAGCTGCAGTCAAAGTAGGAAAGGGTATAGCGCAATTTCTGAATAAAAGCGATCTCGAAAAAGCGATCAAAGCTGGAGCAGAAGCAGTTGATCAATGGGAAAAACAATTCTATATTAAAGAGCACTTATTTTATAAGATCGGCCCGGATGGATTCAAGGGATCTAAGAATTTTTTGGGCAACTATTTTACTCATCCAGAGGTTTTGAAGGAATTAACCAAACCCTTACTTAATCAAGGAAAGCCAGACTGTGATTTTTTAGTCAGGCTATTTCAACAGCAAGCTGAAACCAACAACATTAAACTAAATCAAAAAGCAAGTCTACAGGATTGGATAAAGACCTTTGTTAATGCTTATTTTCAGCAAACTGCTACTTATCTAAAGTTTCAGGTAGCTAAACAGGATTATTGTAACCAGTTAGCAAACTGGTTTAATGATGTTAAATTTGCTGGCATGGCTGTGGCTGGGCAAGAAGTAGAAAAATCGGAGAAGTTAGCCCAGATTTTTGTAATGCCAGATGTGGTGGAAGAGGTATCAACTGCTAGGGATTTGGAATTGGAACGGTTAACAGAGGAAAGTGGTGAAAAATCAGAAAGGGCGCTGTTGGAAAAGAGGACTGGCCGGAAATTTTTGGCTAATCAGTTATTAAGTCAAAATCAGTCAAGACGAGTAGTGATATTAGGTGCGCCAGGCTCCGGTAAAACCACCTTAATGAGTTATTTTGCGGTAATGTTAGCTCAGGGCAAGCCTAAGGTGCGATTAGATGATGATACTGACTGGCTACCGATTTTAATTAGGATACGAGACTTGGCCAGACATCCAGATAAAAGCCTAATCGACTATGCCCGGATGTTTGCTGAAAAAACCATGGCCGTCAAACCCTTACCAGAAGGATTTTTTGACCATTGGTTGTCTGATGGTAGAGCCTTAATATTGCTGGATGGTTTGGATGAAGTAGCAGAAGACGCTAAACGGTATGATGTGGTTAGGCGCATCAATAGTTTTTTAGGACAGTTTGACAGAAATCGCGCTATTATTACATCTAGACCGGCTGGTTATCGGCGCGACTTTTTCCGCACTGAGGACTTTCCCCACTATCAAATTGAACCCTTTGATGACCAGAAAATTTCGACCTTTATTGATAACTGGTATAACAGTCGGTTTCAAGACCAAGCAGAAGCGGAAAGGCGCAAGCAGACGTTACGAAAGGCTCTGGATGATAATGACCGGATTAAGTTGTTGGCACGAAATCCGTTATTGTTGACAATTATTGCCTTGATTCATCGGTATCAAGCAGTATTGCCCAAGGAGCGCCATAAGCTTTATGACAAGGCGGTGGAGACTTTGTTAACCTCTTGGGATGCTAATAAAGAGTTAAGTAGTGATAAGCGGTTAACCCATTTGGGTTTGGATGATTTACGCCGGTTGATGGAATCCCTGGCTTATTGGATTCATAGCCAGGAAAATGTTGAAAATAACGACAGTGGCACGCTGATTGACCGGGATGAGTTGATTGATCAGTTGAAGCAGCAGATTAAAGCCATGAAGGAGGTGAAGCTTCATGAAGCCGAGAAAGAGGCGAAACGATTTGTAGAATTGATTCGCGATCGCACCGGTTTGTTGAATGAGCAGGGGCAAGATTGTTATGGGTTTGTCCATAAGACCTTTCAGGAATATTTGTGTGCTGAAGAGATTGACTATCAAGCCGATAATGACGGGGATTTTGAGATTGTTTTGAATCAGATTCGGGAGCATTTGCATGACTCCCACTGGCGCGAGGTGTTACTATTGCTGATAGCACAACAACAACCGAAGAAGGCGGCGAGGGCAATTAAGGCAGTTTTGACTAATAAGAGTGACTATGAGCAGTGGTTGCATCGGGATTTGTTGTTTGCTGGTAATTGTTTGGCGGAAAATCAAAAGAATTTGCGTGGTGCTGATCGCGGGTTGGTGCAAGATATTTTAGAGCGGTTGGTTAAGTTAGAGGTGAGTGGTGAGACTCGGCTTGGTGATAATATTAGGAATCAGGTTGATCAGATAATTTTTAGTTTCAATGAAACGGATTTTCAAGCACAGGTATTGGAATTGTTGAAAGAGCAATCTGATTTAATTGATGATGAACGATTGCTGGAGTATCGAGCTGAGTTAGGGGAAAAAGATCAGGTAATTGAAATATATCTAGAACGACTAAAGGATAATGACTCTTTTGTGGGTTATATGGTAGCCAATGCCTTGGGTGAATTGGGCAACAGCTCAGAAACCGTAGTCAACCCCCTACTAGCACTGCTTGAGGATAATGACTCTGGTGTGCGTAGAAGGGCAGCCGATGCCTTGGGTAAATTGGGCAACACCTCAGACACCGTAGTCAAGGCTCTACTAGAACTACTAAAGGATAATGACTCTGGTATGCGTATAACCGCAGCTAGAGCCTTGGGTGAATTGGGAAACAGGTTAGAAACTGTAGTCAAGGCTCTACTTGCACTGCTTGAGGATAATCACTCTTTTGTCAGTATAACGGCAGCCGAAGCCTTGCTTAAATTGGGCGACAACTCAGACATCCTAGTCAACCGCCTACTAGCACTGCTTGAGGATAATGACAAAGATGTATGTATAACGGTAGGCGATGTCTTGGGTGAATTCGGCAACAACTCAAAAACCCTAGTCAACGGCCTACTAGCACTGCTTGAGCATCATGACTCTGATGTGCGTAGAACGGCAGCCGATGCCTTGGTTAAATTGGGCAACAGCTCAGAAACCCTAGTCAAAAGCCTACTAGCACTGCTTGAGCATAATCACGATACTGTGCGTATGAGGGCAGCCGATGCCTTGGGTGAATTGGGCCACAGCTCAGACACCGTAGTCAATGCCCTACTAGCAGGGCTTGAGGATAATGACCCTGATGTGCGTATGAGGGCAGCCGATGCCTTGGGTGAATTGGGCCACAGCTCAGACACCGTAGTCAAGCGCCTACTAGCAATGCTTGAGGATAATTACTCTGATGTGCGTAGAACGGCAGCTGAAGCCTTGGTTAAATTGGGCCACAGCTCAGACACTGTAGTCAACGCTCTACTTGCACTGCTTCAGGATAATCACTCTGATGTGCGTCAGGATGCAGCCGATGCCTTAGGCAAATTGGGCAACAACTCAGAAACTGTAGTCAACGCCCTACTAGAACGCCTTCAAGATGAGCATTTTGGTGTGCGTAGCGACGCAGCCAGAGCCCTGGGCAAATTGGGCAAAATATCCAATCATATTCTCCCTACTGTAATTGAATGGATTGAACAACACCAGGATTCAGGCTATGTGGGCAGTGGTATTGATGTGCTGTGGGATTTAGTTGTAGATAGGGAGTAGGGAGTAGGGAGCAGGTAAAGAGAAGGTTTTGTGATCGCATCGATTGTAAACAAGACAGGATAAGCTTTTGCGATCGCGCTCTTGTAGACTAGACACAGGATCGGGTTTTGCGATCGCATCGATTGTGACTAGAAACTCCATAGGCTTTTGCGATCGCTCTCGATTCTAGACAAGACAGGATAAGCTTTTGCGATCGCATTCCAAATCCCATCTCATCGAGAAATAGAGCGAGTATTACAATAGTTCCGGTAGCCTCTAATATAATCGTTAACCATATCAATTGCTTGAGGGCGCATGTTTCGTTGACGGGGAAAGTCCTTTAATACCGAAAAAACATTCTGGTAAACCGCACACCAATTCCCAATCCCTGCCCGTAATGACTGTTGTGCCCGAACCAGGCTACGGATGAAAGCAATAGAGAAATCCTCAGGATCCTTCACAACTGCTGCATCTAATAATAATAGAGCATTAGCTCGCTGAACCTGCCCCAGACTACTGCTTGATCTAGAGCGATTGGCTACTGCAACAGCACTCTCCAAAGTAGGGTCATCCATGGCTAGTAAATACCCTAGCGCTAGTGCTTCGGCTGCCGTTAACATCTCAAGGGTAATCGCTGATGGCTGCTGACTACGGCTGCGAGCAATATACTCAAGATACTGATTAGCCCTCTGGCTTGGCTCAACAGAAAACCCAAGTTGGTTGATAATCGCTGCTCGCACATCATGGGTAATCTTAGGATTGCTTAGGTTTTGGAAAACCTTATCATTAAGTCCATAAACCGAGGCATATGTAATTATATCAACATCTTTATATGCCTTAGCAAAAGGAGTACTAGTTAAGGGACTATCCGCCAAGGCTACCGGAGCAGCTGTAACTATACAACCTACCACAATAGGTGTCAGTAATGGTGTGATTTTCATTATAGCACTTTTTAAGTATATGAGGTAATTTTGTCTTGGGTTTTAGGGAGTAGGGAGTAGGGAGTAGGGAGTAGGGAGTAGGG
The Moorena sp. SIOASIH genome window above contains:
- a CDS encoding HEAT repeat domain-containing protein, with translation MFEVLSLSAILEIPKIASSLLAAVKVGKGIAQFLNKSDLEKAIKAGAEAVDQWEKQFYIKEHLFYKIGPDGFKGSKNFLGNYFTHPEVLKELTKPLLNQGKPDCDFLVRLFQQQAETNNIKLNQKASLQDWIKTFVNAYFQQTATYLKFQVAKQDYCNQLANWFNDVKFAGMAVAGQEVEKSEKLAQIFVMPDVVEEVSTARDLELERLTEESGEKSERALLEKRTGRKFLANQLLSQNQSRRVVILGAPGSGKTTLMSYFAVMLAQGKPKVRLDDDTDWLPILIRIRDLARHPDKSLIDYARMFAEKTMAVKPLPEGFFDHWLSDGRALILLDGLDEVAEDAKRYDVVRRINSFLGQFDRNRAIITSRPAGYRRDFFRTEDFPHYQIEPFDDQKISTFIDNWYNSRFQDQAEAERRKQTLRKALDDNDRIKLLARNPLLLTIIALIHRYQAVLPKERHKLYDKAVETLLTSWDANKELSSDKRLTHLGLDDLRRLMESLAYWIHSQENVENNDSGTLIDRDELIDQLKQQIKAMKEVKLHEAEKEAKRFVELIRDRTGLLNEQGQDCYGFVHKTFQEYLCAEEIDYQADNDGDFEIVLNQIREHLHDSHWREVLLLLIAQQQPKKAARAIKAVLTNKSDYEQWLHRDLLFAGNCLAENQKNLRGADRGLVQDILERLVKLEVSGETRLGDNIRNQVDQIIFSFNETDFQAQVLELLKEQSDLIDDERLLEYRAELGEKDQVIEIYLERLKDNDSFVGYMVANALGELGNSSETVVNPLLALLEDNDSGVRRRAADALGKLGNTSDTVVKALLELLKDNDSGMRITAARALGELGNRLETVVKALLALLEDNHSFVSITAAEALLKLGDNSDILVNRLLALLEDNDKDVCITVGDVLGEFGNNSKTLVNGLLALLEHHDSDVRRTAADALVKLGNSSETLVKSLLALLEHNHDTVRMRAADALGELGHSSDTVVNALLAGLEDNDPDVRMRAADALGELGHSSDTVVKRLLAMLEDNYSDVRRTAAEALVKLGHSSDTVVNALLALLQDNHSDVRQDAADALGKLGNNSETVVNALLERLQDEHFGVRSDAARALGKLGKISNHILPTVIEWIEQHQDSGYVGSGIDVLWDLVVDRE